The following coding sequences are from one Armatimonadota bacterium window:
- a CDS encoding type II toxin-antitoxin system RelE/ParE family toxin: MNFAFDDRKLQTLYITGKGKIARQLAREIIDKFFISLEIVASVTSTDQLRQFRGLNYEALKGNRKGQHSLRLNDQYRLIVEESVDGNGQILLIIEIDDYH, from the coding sequence ATGAACTTTGCATTTGATGATAGGAAGCTGCAAACGCTCTACATCACGGGCAAAGGCAAAATCGCTCGCCAGCTCGCCCGTGAGATCATCGACAAGTTCTTCATATCGCTGGAAATCGTAGCCTCAGTAACAAGCACCGACCAGCTCCGGCAATTCCGCGGCCTCAACTACGAAGCGCTGAAAGGCAACCGGAAAGGACAGCACAGCCTACGGCTGAACGACCAGTACAGATTGATCGTCGAGGAGTCAGTGGACGGCAACGGTCAAATACTACTAATCATTGAGATCGACGACTACCACTAG
- the rocD gene encoding ornithine--oxo-acid transaminase, with protein sequence MAITERYGAHNYHPMPVNIVRAEGVFVWDGSGKQYIDCVGAYSAVAHGHQNPAVVRALIEQLGKIALTSRAFYTTEVALFIQALAEYSEMDVVCPMNTGAEAVETCIKLARKWAYKVKGVPDGQAEIIACNDNFHGRTTTIVGFSTEQQYKDGFGPFTPGFKVIPFGDIDALRTAITPNTAAFLCEPIQAEGGIIIPPDGWMAAVRKLCDENNVLLVWDEVQSGFCRTGRKFAWMYEDAKPDLMCVGKPLGGGLLPVSAAIGSSEVMEMFTPGDHGSTFGGNPLGAAVALAGLAEMETKRYAERSERLGNRLMAAFRAWDIPNVIDVRGRGLLVGVEVAEGVDTERLVDAFLQNGILTKETRSRTFRFAPPITIEDAQIDEIVKRAEATFRSVC encoded by the coding sequence ATGGCAATCACCGAGCGCTACGGCGCTCACAACTACCACCCGATGCCGGTCAACATCGTGCGCGCTGAGGGCGTGTTCGTCTGGGACGGCAGCGGCAAACAGTACATCGACTGCGTCGGCGCGTATTCGGCGGTGGCGCACGGCCACCAAAATCCGGCCGTTGTGCGCGCGTTGATCGAGCAGCTTGGCAAGATCGCGCTGACCAGCCGAGCGTTCTACACGACTGAGGTCGCGCTCTTCATCCAGGCGCTCGCCGAATACAGCGAAATGGACGTGGTCTGCCCGATGAACACCGGCGCGGAGGCCGTGGAAACGTGCATCAAGCTCGCGCGAAAGTGGGCGTACAAAGTCAAGGGCGTGCCAGACGGCCAGGCCGAGATCATCGCTTGCAACGACAACTTCCACGGCAGAACCACGACGATCGTCGGCTTCAGCACGGAGCAACAGTACAAGGATGGGTTCGGTCCGTTCACTCCGGGTTTCAAAGTGATTCCGTTCGGCGACATCGATGCGCTCCGGACCGCGATAACGCCGAACACGGCCGCGTTTCTCTGCGAGCCGATTCAGGCCGAGGGCGGCATCATCATTCCGCCCGATGGGTGGATGGCCGCTGTGCGAAAACTCTGCGACGAGAACAACGTACTGCTTGTTTGGGACGAGGTTCAGAGCGGTTTCTGCCGGACGGGAAGAAAGTTCGCGTGGATGTACGAGGACGCCAAGCCTGATCTCATGTGCGTCGGCAAGCCGCTGGGCGGTGGTCTGCTGCCGGTTTCTGCAGCGATCGGCAGCAGCGAGGTGATGGAGATGTTCACACCCGGCGACCACGGCAGCACGTTTGGAGGGAATCCGCTGGGTGCGGCGGTCGCGCTCGCCGGGCTCGCAGAAATGGAGACGAAACGGTACGCGGAGCGCAGCGAGCGGCTTGGAAACAGGCTGATGGCAGCGTTCCGGGCCTGGGATATCCCGAACGTCATCGACGTTCGGGGGCGCGGCCTGCTGGTCGGCGTTGAGGTGGCAGAGGGCGTCGACACCGAACGCTTGGTCGATGCCTTCCTACAGAACGGAATCCTGACCAAGGAGACACGCAGCCGAACGTTCCGATTCGCCCCTCCCATCACGATTGAAGACGCCCAGATCGACGAGATCGTCAAGAGGGCAGAAGCGACATTCCGTTCGGTCTGCTAA
- a CDS encoding copper amine oxidase has translation MIVTALLASVVLSGSTARDLRLGLYVDRKPTEREVRANFTAAKHEPAYGCYLGAYIDLDSTLTKGYDDSIGRTRRLPEEFEKIVGKVHASYYFYLGYGRPIPKDWVALLGMQEKIVHIALEPNRGIEYVLDDEYLTRLAKDMENTGAKIFLRFASEMNGAWVEYGKDPKVYREKFRLVSRVMKRHAPNVAMVWCPYTTPATTIDSYYPGDEYVDWVGVNMYSVTYFNQDRSMPARHVHPVDMLDKVYRKYSRKKPIMIGEYGTTHFSALENKSVTDFALRNLYGLYAALPRKYPRVKAINYFNGNNLELSHRMNNNYAITQSAKLLKAYRQLIDAPYFLSTSAAAQDLTEDGEGSSSDGLPISPFPLRNGDVVSGKIDLSAWCRTTDLSLMMKFRIDGRLLYEGHGKQHWYVTIGASRLTEGWHVFSVEAWSKNRKLATSSARVKVVH, from the coding sequence GTGATCGTCACGGCTTTGCTCGCTTCCGTCGTGCTTTCCGGCTCTACTGCAAGAGATCTGAGGCTCGGGTTGTACGTCGATCGCAAGCCTACCGAGCGAGAGGTGCGAGCGAACTTCACGGCAGCCAAGCACGAGCCCGCTTACGGATGTTATCTCGGTGCCTACATCGATCTCGACTCCACGTTGACCAAAGGTTACGACGACTCGATCGGGCGAACGCGGCGCCTGCCGGAGGAGTTCGAAAAGATCGTTGGCAAGGTGCACGCGTCGTACTACTTCTACCTGGGTTACGGGCGCCCGATCCCTAAGGACTGGGTCGCGCTTCTCGGCATGCAGGAGAAGATCGTGCACATTGCTCTCGAGCCGAACCGCGGGATCGAGTATGTGCTGGATGACGAGTATCTGACACGGCTCGCAAAGGACATGGAGAACACGGGCGCAAAGATCTTTCTGCGGTTTGCCAGCGAGATGAACGGCGCTTGGGTCGAGTACGGAAAAGACCCTAAGGTCTACAGAGAGAAGTTCCGACTTGTATCGCGCGTCATGAAACGGCACGCGCCGAACGTCGCCATGGTTTGGTGCCCCTACACCACTCCAGCAACAACGATCGACAGCTACTACCCCGGAGACGAATACGTCGACTGGGTCGGCGTGAACATGTACAGCGTTACTTATTTCAATCAAGACCGCTCGATGCCGGCGCGGCACGTGCATCCGGTCGATATGCTCGACAAGGTGTATCGGAAGTACAGCAGGAAGAAGCCGATCATGATCGGGGAATACGGCACGACGCACTTTTCCGCGTTGGAGAATAAGTCAGTGACGGATTTCGCGTTGCGGAATTTATACGGTCTTTATGCCGCGCTCCCGCGCAAGTACCCGAGGGTGAAGGCGATCAACTACTTCAACGGGAACAACTTGGAGCTGTCGCACAGGATGAACAACAACTACGCAATTACGCAAAGCGCGAAACTGCTGAAGGCGTACAGACAACTGATCGACGCCCCGTACTTCTTATCGACGAGCGCGGCCGCTCAAGACTTGACCGAAGATGGAGAAGGAAGCTCCAGCGACGGCTTGCCGATCTCTCCATTTCCCCTTCGAAACGGCGACGTAGTCTCCGGCAAGATCGACTTGTCCGCCTGGTGTCGGACGACAGATCTGTCGCTCATGATGAAGTTCCGCATCGACGGCAGACTGCTGTACGAAGGGCACGGAAAGCAGCACTGGTACGTCACGATCGGCGCGTCGCGCCTGACTGAGGGGTGGCACGTCTTCAGCGTCGAGGCGTGGAGCAAGAACCGCAAGCTGGCGACGTCGTCGGCTCGAGTCAAGGTCGTTCACTAA
- a CDS encoding DUF4173 domain-containing protein has product MERKDRALFAGGAALVMGVTGAALFKDAGAGLNVFLWLLSVGFVMAFAWNKGVVGVRRHALALLAVALAFSFFLVWRDSAHLRIANWLVVGSLVSVAALRAVRGSAWSASAWEFTGGIVSRVGRTIAYPVILMSEMPWAKFREGPRAKRRAAVLRGTVLAVPPLLLFGALFSRADAMFEKTVVNAFQIDANSVVTTVFLFIVFAFVGAALVYPHIVGDKIDAEAVERPPKVGMKIGMTEVCVVLGSLFVMFALFVGIQFRYLFGGTDQILLATGLGYADYARKGFFELVWVAGLMLPLLVGANSVANVETERQRKALRLLLTGLASLLFIVIASAVYRMGMYVSAYGLSELRVSTSAFMLWLALVFAWFVAMLYTGKVKLFAPGALVSAVVVVTGLNFVNPDAMIARYNMTQLNENVRLDVAHLASLSADAVPTIVSNWEHVSSGQRQQLAQLLRSQWQEREADWRSKSISRELATTAVARLQ; this is encoded by the coding sequence ATGGAGCGAAAAGACCGTGCGCTCTTCGCGGGGGGTGCGGCGCTGGTCATGGGTGTGACCGGGGCGGCGCTGTTCAAAGACGCGGGGGCGGGGCTCAATGTCTTCTTGTGGTTGTTGTCTGTTGGGTTTGTGATGGCGTTCGCGTGGAACAAGGGGGTCGTTGGCGTTCGACGCCATGCCCTGGCTCTTCTGGCGGTGGCGCTCGCCTTCTCGTTCTTCCTCGTATGGCGCGATTCGGCTCACCTCAGAATTGCGAACTGGCTGGTAGTGGGATCGCTGGTCTCCGTCGCGGCTCTGCGAGCCGTGCGCGGGAGCGCGTGGTCGGCCTCTGCCTGGGAGTTCACCGGTGGCATCGTTAGCCGAGTCGGCCGGACCATCGCCTACCCGGTCATCCTGATGAGCGAGATGCCGTGGGCGAAGTTCCGGGAGGGGCCCAGGGCCAAGCGCAGGGCGGCGGTCCTGCGGGGCACAGTCCTCGCGGTGCCTCCGCTTCTCTTGTTCGGGGCGCTCTTCTCACGCGCCGATGCGATGTTCGAGAAGACCGTCGTGAACGCATTTCAGATCGACGCAAACAGCGTGGTCACGACGGTGTTCCTCTTCATCGTATTCGCGTTCGTCGGCGCCGCTCTTGTCTATCCGCATATCGTTGGCGACAAGATCGACGCGGAGGCCGTCGAGAGGCCTCCGAAGGTGGGGATGAAGATCGGCATGACGGAGGTCTGTGTCGTGCTCGGAAGTCTTTTCGTCATGTTCGCGCTGTTCGTCGGCATCCAGTTCCGCTACCTCTTCGGCGGGACCGACCAGATTCTGTTGGCGACCGGCCTGGGGTACGCCGACTACGCCCGCAAGGGGTTCTTCGAACTGGTCTGGGTGGCGGGGCTGATGCTTCCGCTCCTGGTCGGCGCGAACTCCGTTGCAAACGTCGAGACCGAGAGGCAAAGGAAAGCGCTGCGACTCCTTCTGACCGGGCTCGCGTCGCTTCTGTTCATCGTGATAGCGTCCGCCGTCTACCGCATGGGGATGTACGTCAGCGCGTACGGCCTGAGCGAGCTGCGCGTATCGACGAGCGCGTTCATGCTTTGGCTTGCACTTGTGTTCGCGTGGTTTGTCGCGATGCTCTATACGGGCAAAGTGAAACTGTTCGCACCGGGCGCGCTCGTATCGGCGGTGGTGGTGGTAACGGGGCTCAACTTCGTCAACCCCGATGCGATGATCGCGCGGTACAACATGACTCAGCTCAACGAAAACGTGAGACTCGACGTAGCGCATCTCGCCAGCCTTAGTGCTGACGCGGTGCCGACGATCGTCTCTAATTGGGAGCACGTCAGTTCCGGTCAGCGACAACAGCTGGCCCAGCTACTGCGCTCGCAATGGCAAGAGCGAGAGGCCGACTGGCGCAGCAAGTCGATCTCGCGAGAGCTCGCAACGACGGCGGTTGCGCGGTTGCAGTGA
- a CDS encoding M20/M25/M40 family metallo-hydrolase gives MFSRLIATIVACSTFAAPPPVLQDQSPASVVSASSLRGHLSYLASDLLEGRATPSAGLDLAADYIAAQFRAYGLQPVDEDYFQEAPDSRLNEDGMPTVKNVVGVLPGSDPDLKDTYLLITAHYDHIGVLESASGDDKIFNGANDNGSGTVAVMEIARALTTSGAKPKRTIVFICFFGEERRMGGSSYYGDNPVFPLEMTIAMLNIEMIGRTIKYSADRSKRGELEDWTGKLGVTGFDYTDIGARLTASCKKAGIDAIMDESASDSFFMRSDNRALAAKGIPAHTVSVGYEDPEYHRANDHWETINYKNMVQVVRALVYATLDIANDPVAPKWNPEKERARRYAEAWEKLHGG, from the coding sequence ATGTTCTCTCGGCTTATTGCGACGATCGTCGCGTGCAGCACGTTTGCGGCTCCTCCTCCTGTCCTTCAGGATCAATCGCCTGCGTCAGTCGTTTCGGCGAGTTCTCTGCGCGGACACCTGTCGTACTTGGCGTCTGACCTGTTGGAGGGCCGGGCAACCCCGTCAGCAGGGCTCGATCTGGCCGCAGACTACATCGCGGCCCAGTTCCGCGCTTACGGACTGCAGCCGGTGGATGAGGACTACTTCCAAGAGGCGCCCGACTCGCGCTTGAACGAAGACGGCATGCCCACTGTCAAAAACGTCGTCGGAGTCCTGCCGGGCTCGGACCCCGATTTGAAGGACACCTACCTGCTGATAACAGCGCACTATGACCACATTGGGGTACTGGAGAGCGCGTCGGGCGACGACAAGATTTTCAACGGCGCGAACGACAACGGCAGCGGCACGGTCGCCGTCATGGAGATCGCGCGCGCGCTCACAACGTCGGGAGCCAAACCGAAGCGCACTATCGTGTTCATCTGCTTCTTCGGCGAGGAGCGCCGCATGGGGGGATCGAGCTACTACGGCGACAACCCTGTCTTCCCTCTCGAAATGACGATAGCGATGCTGAACATCGAGATGATCGGTCGGACGATCAAGTACTCCGCCGACCGGTCGAAGCGCGGCGAGCTGGAAGACTGGACCGGGAAGCTGGGGGTTACCGGATTCGACTACACAGACATCGGCGCGAGGCTGACCGCCTCCTGCAAGAAGGCTGGAATCGACGCGATCATGGACGAGAGCGCTAGCGATTCTTTCTTCATGCGATCAGACAATCGCGCGCTTGCGGCTAAGGGCATCCCGGCGCACACCGTCAGCGTGGGGTACGAGGATCCGGAATACCATAGAGCGAACGACCACTGGGAGACGATCAACTACAAGAACATGGTACAAGTGGTCCGCGCGCTGGTGTACGCGACTCTCGACATTGCCAACGATCCGGTCGCCCCGAAGTGGAACCCCGAAAAGGAACGCGCCAGGCGGTACGCGGAGGCGTGGGAGAAGCTGCACGGAGGGTAG
- a CDS encoding prepilin-type N-terminal cleavage/methylation domain-containing protein, producing MRKTAFTLIELLVVIAIIAILAAILFPVFASAKQSAKQTVCILHIRQLGMALALYRADFDDRWAPASNTVPVGPEFSPLQMWIGYDNNNTPLTRGFTGKVNEPAVNRPRLGAIDPYIKSEAIKSCPNQPRKWQMAVAYNWFNPTRPSEYYETNPRAKGKEYGPGSRESWLDSQGYLNHLAIRDSEMQEATNTLVLWEHNARVPLCNFLQPIDWEENPPVHLQYLADHFSFLHRGGSVTLWADGHTKRIVFAQLKRRMFSVRKDIYD from the coding sequence ATGCGGAAGACTGCATTTACACTTATTGAGCTACTCGTTGTGATTGCGATTATCGCAATCCTCGCAGCTATTCTGTTCCCGGTCTTCGCTTCGGCGAAGCAGTCCGCCAAGCAGACTGTCTGCATTCTCCACATCAGGCAACTGGGAATGGCGCTGGCGCTGTACCGCGCCGATTTCGACGACAGGTGGGCTCCAGCCTCGAACACGGTCCCAGTCGGGCCCGAGTTCTCGCCTCTGCAAATGTGGATCGGCTATGACAACAACAACACGCCGCTAACCCGTGGCTTTACCGGAAAGGTCAATGAACCGGCAGTCAACCGTCCCAGACTTGGAGCGATCGATCCGTATATCAAGAGCGAAGCGATCAAGTCGTGTCCGAACCAGCCGCGAAAATGGCAGATGGCCGTGGCGTACAACTGGTTCAACCCTACCAGGCCATCGGAGTACTACGAGACGAACCCGCGCGCCAAGGGCAAGGAGTACGGCCCGGGCTCTCGCGAAAGTTGGCTGGATTCACAGGGGTATCTCAATCACCTCGCCATCCGGGACTCTGAGATGCAGGAAGCAACAAACACGCTTGTATTGTGGGAGCACAACGCGCGCGTGCCGCTGTGCAACTTCTTGCAACCGATCGACTGGGAAGAGAACCCGCCCGTGCATCTTCAATACCTGGCAGATCACTTCAGCTTTCTGCACCGCGGCGGCTCTGTCACTCTCTGGGCCGACGGCCACACGAAACGCATTGTCTTCGCCCAGTTGAAGCGTCGGATGTTCAGCGTAAGAAAGGACATCTACGACTAG
- a CDS encoding nuclear transport factor 2 family protein: MVSITIASVLLSALAAPEPESATIAQDHSTPNAVVLGLYNVISGPAGKKRDPEQFRALFHESAKMVSVAGAQDGKVRYNVFTIEDYIERNFPFLENRGFFEMEVKNVTEEYGNVAHVFSTYESRWKKEDEEPFARGINSIQLMNDGERWWIMSIVWQSETPDIQLPAKYLPGG; the protein is encoded by the coding sequence ATGGTTTCAATCACTATCGCCTCAGTCTTGCTCTCTGCGCTGGCAGCGCCCGAGCCCGAGTCCGCAACCATCGCTCAAGATCATTCGACGCCGAACGCCGTCGTTCTCGGGCTTTACAACGTCATTTCCGGCCCGGCAGGGAAGAAGCGCGATCCGGAGCAGTTCCGCGCGCTCTTCCACGAGAGCGCGAAGATGGTCTCTGTCGCCGGCGCCCAGGACGGCAAGGTCCGGTACAACGTCTTCACGATAGAGGATTACATCGAGCGGAACTTTCCGTTCTTGGAAAATCGCGGATTCTTCGAGATGGAGGTTAAGAACGTCACCGAAGAATACGGCAACGTCGCGCACGTCTTCAGCACTTACGAGAGCCGTTGGAAGAAAGAAGACGAGGAGCCGTTCGCGCGCGGCATCAACAGCATCCAGCTCATGAACGACGGCGAGCGGTGGTGGATCATGAGCATCGTCTGGCAGAGCGAGACGCCTGACATTCAGCTGCCTGCCAAGTATTTGCCTGGGGGTTAG
- a CDS encoding helix-turn-helix domain-containing protein has product MSSTKATKKITPAVMFGPGRILSDELDAREITQEDFATAIGKSRQFVNGLIGGSRRLTFEVAVLLEAALGIDCDLWLKMEYNYRRHQEARAIRKMQLGVRKRVIEMPAEITKAFMIAALKKKKAYTSVAAKQQRTTGTVSSKRRTTARTRKAAK; this is encoded by the coding sequence ATGAGTAGTACCAAAGCAACAAAAAAGATAACGCCCGCAGTCATGTTCGGCCCTGGCCGGATTCTGAGCGATGAACTCGACGCGCGTGAGATCACGCAGGAAGACTTCGCAACTGCGATCGGCAAGTCCCGTCAGTTCGTAAACGGACTGATCGGCGGCTCGCGGCGTCTGACCTTCGAGGTAGCAGTTCTCCTAGAGGCCGCGCTAGGCATCGACTGCGACCTATGGCTCAAGATGGAGTACAACTACCGTCGGCACCAGGAGGCCAGGGCGATCCGGAAGATGCAGCTCGGCGTTCGCAAGCGCGTCATCGAAATGCCCGCCGAGATTACAAAAGCGTTCATGATCGCGGCGCTCAAGAAAAAGAAGGCTTATACGTCAGTCGCCGCCAAACAGCAACGAACAACCGGGACAGTATCGAGCAAGCGACGCACCACCGCGCGTACCAGGAAAGCGGCTAAGTAG
- the nhaA gene encoding Na+/H+ antiporter NhaA, whose product MARFEKVRRIVRLTVVRPITAFTQSQAAGGVLLLICTVTALAWANSQWGDSYQDLWETDFAISFGGLSLELTLHHVINDGFMAVFFLLVGLEIKREMLVGELSTLKNAALPIMAAVGGMVVPALIFFAINKGTPSEDGWAIPMATDIAFSLGILALLGTRAPLSLKIFLTAFAIVDDLGAVMVIAVFYSSELNVTALLIAGGLTSLLIGLNILKIRNLMPYLLIGVCLWLAVLSSGIHATVAGVVLALTIPTRVHLNVSEFLQKGRALFDRFERGQTIDESHALLSEERQSALYSIEKSCEEVQMPLQRLERTLHAPVNFIIMPVFALANAGIVLSGVGVQQLTQSVTLGVVLGLVIGKVVGISLFAWIAVRTGIAVLPRFISWKHIVGVAFLGGIGFTMSLFIADLAFIDESLGTGAKLGILLGSLVSGIVGAIVLSRIKRRAPAREDEA is encoded by the coding sequence ATGGCTAGGTTCGAGAAAGTACGACGGATCGTGCGGCTCACCGTCGTGCGCCCGATCACCGCGTTCACGCAGTCGCAAGCTGCGGGCGGAGTTCTCCTGCTTATCTGTACGGTCACCGCGCTCGCCTGGGCAAACTCGCAGTGGGGGGACTCCTATCAAGACCTATGGGAGACTGATTTTGCCATCAGCTTTGGCGGACTGTCGCTTGAGCTGACCCTGCACCACGTCATCAATGACGGCTTCATGGCCGTGTTCTTCCTCTTGGTCGGGCTGGAGATCAAGCGCGAGATGCTGGTTGGCGAGCTCTCGACGCTGAAGAACGCCGCCCTGCCGATCATGGCTGCGGTCGGTGGCATGGTTGTTCCGGCGCTCATCTTTTTCGCCATAAACAAAGGCACGCCTAGCGAGGACGGTTGGGCGATTCCGATGGCGACGGACATCGCTTTCTCGCTCGGCATCCTCGCCTTGCTCGGGACGCGCGCGCCGCTCAGCCTCAAGATATTCTTGACCGCGTTCGCGATCGTCGATGACCTCGGCGCCGTGATGGTCATTGCGGTCTTCTACTCCAGCGAGCTGAACGTCACCGCGCTGCTGATCGCCGGCGGCCTCACTAGCTTGCTCATCGGACTGAACATCCTGAAGATTCGCAATCTGATGCCGTACCTGCTGATCGGCGTCTGCCTTTGGCTTGCCGTCCTCAGTTCAGGCATCCATGCGACGGTCGCAGGCGTCGTGCTGGCGTTGACGATACCGACGCGCGTCCACCTGAACGTCAGCGAGTTCTTGCAGAAAGGGCGCGCCCTGTTCGACCGCTTCGAACGAGGGCAGACGATCGATGAGTCGCACGCCCTGCTCAGCGAAGAACGGCAGAGCGCGCTGTACTCGATCGAAAAATCTTGCGAAGAGGTGCAGATGCCGCTTCAGCGCCTGGAGCGCACCCTGCACGCTCCCGTCAACTTCATCATCATGCCGGTCTTTGCGCTCGCGAACGCGGGCATCGTCTTGAGCGGCGTGGGGGTGCAACAGCTCACCCAATCGGTTACGCTGGGTGTCGTGCTCGGCCTGGTCATCGGAAAAGTGGTCGGTATCTCGCTCTTCGCATGGATCGCCGTGAGGACGGGCATAGCCGTTCTCCCGCGATTCATCAGTTGGAAGCACATCGTTGGCGTTGCGTTCCTCGGCGGTATCGGATTCACGATGTCGCTGTTCATCGCTGATCTCGCGTTCATTGATGAGTCGCTCGGCACCGGCGCCAAACTCGGTATCTTGCTCGGATCGTTGGTATCCGGCATTGTCGGTGCAATCGTTCTCAGCCGCATCAAGCGCCGCGCACCGGCTCGGGAGGATGAAGCGTGA